DNA from Bacteroidota bacterium:
CAGAAAAAACCTCCTGAGCAACTCAACCGCATTCACTTTCACCTGAATCCGGGTTTCGAACTCAATACCGGCACCTCCATCCCAGTACGTGTGGGAATTCCGTGCATAGCAGTATACACAGCCATGTTCGCATCCCTGATACGGATTCAGGCTCCATCCCATGGGCACATCGGGACTTTCCACCCGGTTCACAATGGAAGCGGCGGTGACTTCCAGCACCCGGGTTTCCGGCTTGGGAAACAGGACCGATTCTGCTTCTTCCTGATCGGTCAGATGGTCGGCATCGGGAATCACTTCCTGCTGACGGAACGGATTGTGCAGACGCTTTTGTGCGCCTCGCCCCTTGCGAAATGAATCTGACATACTGTAATAATATGCAGTCATTGTCTCATAAATCAACCGGATGAATCTCTTCTTAACAAAATGGTAACCGACTGATAATTGTCACCCCTTGTCTTTTTTGTCAGAAATCATCCATCTTCGCTCCTGACTGGTTGTGTAATCGCTGTAATACGGACAGTGAGCCTCCACCGCCCACCGGAACATGGGTGTCACCACAATCGGCCAGAAGAAACCGGAAGGGATTGTCCCCCTGCCGGAACCGGTCCACTCGGGAATTGGCCGGTCCGGCCTCTTTCTCTTCCATCACACCAGGTCGAAGGAACAACCTCATGCGTATCGCTCCGCTCAACCGCTGGGTGGCCATTCTGGCCATTACAGCCTTTTCGCTGACGGGCTTCAATGCCTGTTCTGAGTCCCCGCTCTCACCAGAGTCCGGGAAATCTGCCCCCTCCCTAACCGGACCCATCGTGGGAGAGCAACAAGCAGTTGTTTTCACCGAAGGATTCGAATCGGGAACCAAAACATCCTATGCAGCCGCCACCATTACCCTCGGATCGGGATCCTGGAATCTGAATGACGCCCTCATCGGAACCAGCACCAGTGACAGGAAATCGGGGACCAAAAGCGCCCGGGTGGTCAATACGGGAAAGATCACCCAGCAGTTTAACGTGACCAACGGGATTTCCACCGTTTCGGTTAAACACGCCAAATACGGCACCGACGCCAACTCCTCCTGGGAACTGTGGGTCTCGGTAAACAGCGGATCCACCTGGACCAAATACGGATCAACCGTTTCCACCACCTCGACCACACTCACAACCGCCACCATCACGGTGAATGTAACCGGGTCTGCCCGGATCGAACTGCGTAAAGTAAGCGGCGGCTCGGCCCGGATTAACATCGACGACGTGGTCATTAACGACAATGCCGGCGGCACTCCCCCTCCCGGTAACACCGAAACCGAATCGAACAACACCACCGGAACCGCCAACAGCGTCTCCGTTTTCCCTACCACTCTCAACGGAACCATGAGCACCACCACCGATGTGGATTACTTCAAGTTTTCAGTCACCAATGGTCAGACGGTATCGCTGTCCATGACCGTTCCGGCCGGATTGGATTATGACCTGTATCTGCTGAATCCATCCTCCGCCACCGTTGCCAGTTCAGAAAACGGAGCCGGATCCACCGAATCCATCAGTTATGCGGCTACGGTGAGCGGTACCTTTTACGCTCAGGTTTTATCGTACAGCGGCAGCAGCACGTCATCCTGGTATGCCCTTACGGTCAACGTCACCGGCGGATCCACACCGCCCCCATCATCAAGCGTTCACCTGACACTGGGAAATCCGAGCGGAGCCGTGACCAGCACGTCTTACCCCACCAATTATCTGATGGAAAAGACCCAGTACGCCATGTCCTATCACCGCGATCGCGGAATTCCCAACTGGGTAGCCTGGCATCTCGATGCGACCTGGCTGGGCAGCACGGCCCGTCAGGATGATTTCCGGGCGGATAATACCCTTCCATCCGGATGGTATCAGGTGGGCGGATCATCCTATTCCGGCTCGGGTTTTGACCGCGGACATCTCTGCCCGTCTGCCGACCGGACCAAAACCGTGGCTGACAACAGCTCCACGTTTCTCATGACCAACATGATGCCTCAGGCACCCAACAACAATCAGGGCCCATGGGCCAAACTGGAAGATTACCTGCGCACCCTGGTATCCTCGGGAAATGAAGTGTATATCTATGCCGGCAGTTACGGCACCCAATCCACCATCGATGGCGGCCGTGTCACTGTTCCCGCCGGCACCTGGAAAGTGGCAGTGGTTCTGACATCAGGCACCGGAGATCTCGGCCGTGTGACCACCTCAACCCGGGTCATCGCCGTCGACATGACCAATTACAACGCCTCCATCAGCAAAACAGCCGACTGGAAAACATTCCGCGTGTCGGTGGATGCCATCGAATCCAAAACCGGACTCGATTTGCTGAATGCTGTCTCAACCACCATTCAGGCCACCATCGAAAGCCGTGTGGATAACCTGTAATTTCCGCTGATTTTTCTTACAGAAAAGGCGTCTGAAAGGGCGCCTTTTTTATTTGTGGCAGACGTTGGTAACAAGCAGAGACGGTGAGTGGTGATGGAAAAATCCGGTGGCTGAGGCTCTCGAAGCCAAGGATTTTTCCAGTGACGCGTAACGAGAAAATACCAGTGAATGGTGAATGGAAAATCCGGTGGCTGAGGCTCTCGAAGCCAAGGGTTTTTCCAGTGACGAGTAACGAGAAAATACCAGTGATTGGTGATTGGTGAATTGAAAATCCGGGAACGCATTTTCAGGGGCGTAGCCCTGGCATCTTTGTAGATTTCAATGCGCCATGTAAGGTGAATTGAGGGGCGTAGCCCTGACATCTCGTCCGTACCAACATGGAGACACAAACCTGATTTGCCAGCACCGGATAAGATGTCACCGCTACGCGGCTTGAGATTCCATCAATCCGACACCAGCGGTTGCCAGTTTCTCACAGACATTGAACAGTGATCAGTCAAAACTAGTGATTGGAGAGTGGTGAGTGGTGATGAAAAACCCGGACCCTGAGGTGAAAGTTTACCCCGATGAAGTCGGGGAAGGGACAAGGGTTTTTCCAGTAACGAGTGACGAGAAAATACAAGTGAATGGAGATTGGAAAATCCCGACCCCAGAGTGCCGAATCCAGTGGTTGAGGCTCTCGAAGCCATCCGGATGAGGATTATCGAGGGGCCCGGTTTATCCTGCCTTCTCCGCAACTTCTGCATAAACCTGCGAGTTTGGGTTTGCTCCGCAGGGTGACTTTTTTCACAAAAAAGTCACCATCCCTCGGCTCCGCTCGGGAACCGCCCAAGTCCGACCGCCCAGCCTTAGACTCGTTCGTGGCACTCCAGGCCTAAAACGATTGAACTCGTCCCGGTTCCCGGGCCTCAGACAGCAATCGTTTCTGACGGCCTTCCGTTTCTCACTTCCCCGGCTGGCCGATGTCGGCAAAAACCCCAAACAAAGCCAGCAATCGAATCACCGAGAGTCCTCCTCAACCCCAGGGAACATCTCGGTTTTTACCGGAAATGTATCAGGTAACCCGATTGAATTTGCACCATACGAAAGAACTTCAGTTAATTCCATATTGAGCGCGAAAACAAGCTCGAGACGATCATAATCTATCTGATCAAATCCCTGAAGATTTCTGTTATTATGGTAGATAATTACAACATTTAATTCTATAAATTGTTTGTTATAGTTTATGGGATGATCATAGCGCTTCAAACCAAACGGTAGAATACCTGTTTTTTTATATGTAGAATCGCGTACTATCAATGGAGGGAGTAAGTCCGTTCCATCATAATATGGATGGAATGTCTTTGATGTATCAACTCTCAGATAGCATAATTCCTGGTTATAATATTTACTCAATTCTTTTTTGATACATCTTGCTGCACTTCCCGAAATCTCAACAACTCCATCCCGCCTGAGTTCAAAGGATATTTTATCATTTAAACTATCTGCCTGGGTGGATATCATCATATTGAAACAAAAAAACATTGTTACTGCTATCATTTGTGTACCCCTACTAAATATTTTCTAGGCTCATTTATACGTGCTGATAATATTTCTGGTTTTTTAAACATTGCAGTTTCTTCGGGAGAAAACCTATCATCTTCCTTTTTAAAGCCAGAAGCCGATCTAATCATTTCCCCTCCACGCGACACAATAAACATTGGCAATTTATATTTTCGAACCCAAGCCTGGTCCGCTTCATCAGATAGCCACTCTGAACCCTCAACTTTTCCTGATTCATTCAAATAATCCGGGTGAGTGTGAATTTGTGCCAGCAATTCCTCACCAGTTTCTGCCGGATCCCAGGTTTGATTTTCAGAGGTGGTTGCCGTATTCCCAGCGGGATCAAAAACGTTGATCAGCAACTCACCATCTGTGTTTTTCGTTATATAACCAACTACTTCCTTCGCATCCTTTGTTCCGGATTTCGAAAGATCCCACATGTATTTCAACGCCTCCTTAATTTCGTCTTTTTTGAAGGTTTTGAGTTTTTTAATTTGCTTCTTCTCCTCCTTCTTCTTTCCATCCTTGGAAGTCCAGTCGAAGAAATTGTCCTTGTCACTCAGATCGGCATTGGTATTGGGAAGGCCAT
Protein-coding regions in this window:
- a CDS encoding DNA/RNA non-specific endonuclease, with product MRIAPLNRWVAILAITAFSLTGFNACSESPLSPESGKSAPSLTGPIVGEQQAVVFTEGFESGTKTSYAAATITLGSGSWNLNDALIGTSTSDRKSGTKSARVVNTGKITQQFNVTNGISTVSVKHAKYGTDANSSWELWVSVNSGSTWTKYGSTVSTTSTTLTTATITVNVTGSARIELRKVSGGSARINIDDVVINDNAGGTPPPGNTETESNNTTGTANSVSVFPTTLNGTMSTTTDVDYFKFSVTNGQTVSLSMTVPAGLDYDLYLLNPSSATVASSENGAGSTESISYAATVSGTFYAQVLSYSGSSTSSWYALTVNVTGGSTPPPSSSVHLTLGNPSGAVTSTSYPTNYLMEKTQYAMSYHRDRGIPNWVAWHLDATWLGSTARQDDFRADNTLPSGWYQVGGSSYSGSGFDRGHLCPSADRTKTVADNSSTFLMTNMMPQAPNNNQGPWAKLEDYLRTLVSSGNEVYIYAGSYGTQSTIDGGRVTVPAGTWKVAVVLTSGTGDLGRVTTSTRVIAVDMTNYNASISKTADWKTFRVSVDAIESKTGLDLLNAVSTTIQATIESRVDNL